The following are encoded together in the Oceanobacillus zhaokaii genome:
- a CDS encoding VOC family protein translates to MENLKHKVHPFLMFEGKAEEAMNLYTSVFDDAEIISIRRYAANEPGEEGTVMQAVFSIKGQEIMCSDSNVKHNFTFTPSISLFVTCDTEEELDHAFEALSQEGQVYMPLDNYGFSKKFGWVGDLYGVTWQLNLA, encoded by the coding sequence ATGGAAAATTTAAAGCATAAGGTTCATCCATTTTTAATGTTTGAAGGGAAAGCGGAAGAGGCTATGAATCTTTATACATCGGTATTTGACGACGCAGAAATTATTTCGATTAGACGTTATGCTGCAAATGAGCCTGGTGAAGAAGGGACGGTAATGCAAGCTGTATTCTCGATTAAAGGTCAGGAGATTATGTGCAGTGATAGTAATGTAAAGCATAATTTCACTTTTACGCCATCCATTTCATTGTTTGTAACATGTGATACGGAAGAGGAGCTTGACCACGCTTTTGAAGCTCTCTCCCAAGAGGGACAAGTTTATATGCCACTTGATAATTACGGATTCAGTAAGAAATTTGGGTGGGTAGGCGATTTATATGGTGTTACGTGGCAATTGAACTTAGCTTAG
- a CDS encoding patatin-like phospholipase family protein: protein MNDNVGLLLEGGGMRCAYTAGVLDLFLDKGIEFPIVATASAGALIGSSFIAKQRERNYQILKRVSENPMSVSFLKMIQERELFGMDYIFDKIPRELVPIDFGLFQASASKFIIGTTDINTGKPFYFSQYNSMDDLIRIIRASCSLPVLASSIFHNEIELMDGGVSDPIPIKPLLESGLKKNVVILTRNKGYIKKGTKLNWFFKRFFRNKPELIKLLRDRHLRYNQTMQILWEMEKREEVFFIQPEQPLKASRIEKDHRKLEILYTQGYTETERKINSIKRFINATKSDDVDSLSMETFFS from the coding sequence TTGAACGATAACGTTGGCCTTTTATTAGAAGGCGGAGGTATGAGATGTGCCTATACGGCAGGAGTACTCGACCTTTTTTTAGATAAGGGAATTGAATTCCCTATCGTAGCAACTGCGTCTGCAGGAGCACTAATCGGTAGTTCTTTTATTGCAAAGCAACGTGAACGCAACTATCAAATTTTGAAAAGGGTCAGTGAAAATCCAATGTCCGTCTCCTTTCTAAAAATGATTCAAGAGAGAGAATTATTCGGAATGGATTACATCTTTGATAAAATCCCTCGAGAACTCGTTCCTATTGATTTTGGTTTATTTCAAGCATCAGCTTCAAAGTTTATCATTGGCACAACAGATATTAACACGGGAAAACCCTTTTATTTCAGTCAATACAATTCCATGGATGACTTAATCAGAATAATACGTGCATCTTGTTCATTACCTGTGCTTGCATCTAGCATCTTCCATAATGAAATCGAATTAATGGACGGCGGTGTCTCGGACCCAATTCCTATCAAACCATTACTAGAAAGTGGTTTAAAAAAGAATGTCGTAATACTTACAAGAAACAAAGGATACATAAAAAAAGGAACAAAACTAAACTGGTTCTTCAAACGTTTCTTTAGAAATAAACCGGAATTAATAAAATTATTACGCGATCGTCATCTCAGGTATAATCAAACGATGCAAATTCTATGGGAAATGGAGAAACGAGAAGAAGTATTTTTTATCCAACCCGAGCAGCCTTTAAAGGCAAGCAGAATTGAAAAAGATCATAGGAAGCTAGAAATCTTATATACCCAAGGCTATACTGAAACGGAAAGAAAAATTAATTCAATCAAACGATTTATAAATGCGACAAAAAGTGATGATGTAGATTCTCTTTCAATGGAAACTTTTTTCTCTTAA
- a CDS encoding class I SAM-dependent methyltransferase, with product MKEYQYDKLLNIKTTGNQWGFPSTTHYNPYEPTLYYALEVLFDHYELNREDHIIDFGSGKGRLSFFIDYYFHAKVTGIEMNEKFYNMAMKNRERYLHRTKRRGDGVQFYCCLAEEYEIELSANRFYFFNPFSVQIFQKVIQNIMQSVEESPRKIEIILYYPHDDYLYFLDNHPSFARKEEIVLPRMYDKNPYERFVIYRFTD from the coding sequence GTGAAAGAGTATCAATACGATAAATTGCTGAACATCAAGACGACTGGAAATCAGTGGGGTTTTCCTAGTACTACTCATTATAACCCATATGAGCCAACTCTTTATTATGCGTTAGAAGTATTATTTGATCATTATGAATTGAATAGGGAAGATCATATTATTGATTTTGGAAGTGGTAAAGGAAGATTAAGTTTCTTTATCGATTATTATTTCCATGCAAAGGTAACTGGAATAGAAATGAATGAAAAATTTTATAATATGGCAATGAAGAATCGAGAACGTTACTTACATCGTACAAAGCGGCGGGGAGATGGCGTTCAATTTTATTGTTGCTTAGCTGAGGAATACGAGATAGAATTGTCGGCTAATCGTTTTTATTTTTTTAATCCATTTTCAGTACAAATTTTTCAAAAGGTTATCCAAAATATAATGCAATCTGTTGAGGAGTCTCCTCGTAAAATCGAGATTATTCTTTATTATCCACATGATGATTATCTTTATTTCTTAGATAATCACCCTTCATTTGCCAGGAAAGAAGAAATTGTCTTGCCTAGAATGTATGATAAAAATCCTTACGAAAGATTTGTTATTTATCGGTTCACTGATTAG
- a CDS encoding MsnO8 family LLM class oxidoreductase, which yields MLPHYSPYKVAENFLTLEALHPNRIDLGIGNSSGGRMINRVLNEEKSERLTYKQQVKDIVRYIAGERSENHRFPTLTATPISETMPEVWMLGGGGESTNIAAFNGTAFTFAHFIKPDGRGSVERYREHFQPSIFHSNPFVSIAVFVIVAETASEAEQLARAFDLWMVSLETAKNPRYFPSIDTANHHSFTPFEKQKIHQIRKRAIIGNPKQVREEIIRLAEMYHADEVTIIPNFPGIEKRMAGIRMLAEIIKQYA from the coding sequence ATGCTCCCTCATTACAGCCCGTATAAGGTAGCGGAAAATTTCCTTACACTTGAGGCACTCCACCCAAATCGGATTGACCTCGGAATCGGCAATAGCAGCGGTGGAAGGATGATTAACCGTGTGCTGAATGAAGAAAAGAGCGAAAGATTAACCTACAAACAACAAGTAAAAGATATTGTAAGATACATAGCGGGTGAAAGGTCAGAGAATCACCGTTTTCCTACATTAACTGCTACACCGATTAGCGAAACAATGCCGGAGGTTTGGATGCTTGGTGGTGGTGGCGAAAGTACAAATATCGCTGCTTTCAATGGAACTGCTTTTACATTTGCACATTTCATCAAACCAGATGGCAGAGGAAGCGTCGAGAGGTATCGGGAGCACTTTCAACCTTCCATATTTCATAGCAACCCTTTTGTATCGATTGCTGTTTTCGTTATAGTTGCAGAAACTGCATCGGAAGCTGAACAATTAGCAAGGGCCTTTGATTTGTGGATGGTATCACTTGAAACAGCAAAGAACCCTCGCTACTTCCCTTCCATCGATACTGCGAACCACCATTCTTTTACACCTTTTGAAAAGCAAAAGATACATCAGATTCGCAAAAGGGCAATCATCGGCAACCCTAAACAGGTAAGAGAAGAAATCATTCGACTAGCAGAGATGTATCATGCGGATGAGGTAACAATTATCCCAAACTTCCCTGGTATCGAAAAGCGAATGGCAGGTATTCGTATGCTTGCGGAGATTATTAAGCAATATGCATAA
- a CDS encoding undecaprenyl-diphosphate phosphatase produces MEFIDLLKAIILGLVEGLTEFAPVSSTGHMILVDDMWLKSTEFLGQFTANTFKIVIQLGSILAVVIVFKNRFIDLLGLNRLSKKKVVVHKSNHLNIMHVIVGIIPAGVFGLLFDDYIDENLFTTKTVLIGLFIGAIFMIVADLFSSKKPKVESVDQITYRQALTVGLIQCLSLWPGFSRSGATISGGILTGMNHRTAADFTFIMAVPIMAGASGVSLIKNWQYFTVEALPFFIVGFISAFIFALVSIKFFLKLIDKVKLIPFAIYRIVLVIVIYFLYF; encoded by the coding sequence ATGGAGTTTATTGATTTACTAAAAGCAATCATTCTTGGATTGGTAGAAGGGCTGACAGAGTTTGCTCCCGTATCATCGACTGGTCATATGATTTTAGTGGATGACATGTGGTTGAAATCGACGGAGTTTCTAGGGCAATTTACAGCGAACACGTTTAAAATAGTAATTCAGCTTGGTTCGATACTGGCTGTTGTAATTGTATTCAAGAATCGTTTTATTGATTTATTAGGATTAAATCGTTTAAGTAAAAAGAAAGTAGTCGTTCATAAATCAAATCATCTGAACATCATGCACGTCATTGTTGGGATAATTCCAGCAGGTGTTTTCGGGCTATTGTTTGATGACTATATTGATGAAAACTTATTTACTACAAAAACAGTATTAATCGGTTTATTCATCGGGGCAATATTTATGATTGTTGCGGATTTATTTAGCTCTAAGAAACCAAAAGTTGAATCAGTTGATCAAATTACGTATAGACAAGCATTAACAGTTGGATTAATTCAATGTTTATCATTATGGCCGGGATTCTCAAGATCAGGTGCAACGATTTCAGGAGGTATCTTGACTGGGATGAATCACCGGACCGCTGCCGACTTTACTTTTATTATGGCTGTTCCTATTATGGCAGGGGCAAGTGGGGTATCGTTAATTAAAAACTGGCAATACTTCACGGTAGAGGCACTTCCATTCTTTATCGTTGGATTTATTAGTGCATTTATATTTGCATTAGTATCAATCAAATTCTTCTTAAAATTAATTGATAAAGTAAAATTAATACCGTTCGCTATTTACCGAATCGTATTAGTAATTGTCATTTATTTCTTGTATTTCTAA
- a CDS encoding GNAT family N-acetyltransferase, producing MKKVTFTDIHTVGHVNAENELYKQIHYPEMLNRYDSNFIEFKKMPSLDEFIESADYLRAFHLANGQKHVKFYLPANEKPPEELNEYLIEKDYEVGFIELYAINPKEFPKVDPQESIDIEVVTSNNFPAFLDFQFQTDLEFGKEFAKQKVNLYKRHFTNPAIMQIIAFYQGLPAGTVEVIIAKETAEIDGLSVKEDFQKKGIGTRLQQFVMDTFADKTIILVADGEDTPRIMYQKQNYHYIGFQYEIQKIDSE from the coding sequence ATGAAGAAAGTAACGTTTACAGATATACATACAGTCGGCCATGTTAATGCAGAAAATGAGCTATACAAACAAATCCATTATCCGGAAATGTTAAATCGGTATGATAGTAATTTCATAGAATTTAAGAAAATGCCATCACTTGATGAATTTATCGAATCCGCTGATTATTTACGAGCTTTTCACTTAGCAAATGGCCAAAAACATGTGAAATTTTATTTGCCAGCGAATGAAAAGCCACCAGAAGAGTTAAACGAATATCTAATAGAGAAAGATTATGAGGTAGGATTTATCGAATTATATGCAATTAATCCAAAGGAGTTTCCAAAAGTAGATCCTCAGGAATCTATAGACATCGAAGTTGTTACATCAAATAACTTCCCTGCTTTCCTGGACTTCCAGTTTCAAACGGATTTGGAGTTCGGTAAAGAGTTTGCGAAACAAAAGGTAAATCTCTATAAGCGTCATTTTACTAATCCCGCAATCATGCAAATCATTGCATTCTATCAGGGGTTACCAGCTGGAACAGTTGAAGTAATTATTGCTAAAGAAACCGCTGAAATTGATGGATTATCTGTGAAGGAAGATTTTCAGAAAAAGGGAATTGGAACTAGACTGCAACAATTTGTGATGGATACATTCGCTGACAAAACCATTATTTTAGTAGCAGACGGGGAAGACACACCGCGAATAATGTATCAAAAACAGAATTATCATTACATTGGTTTTCAATACGAAATACAAAAAATCGATAGTGAGTAA
- a CDS encoding ketopantoate reductase family protein encodes MRKINSVSLIGLGAIGAVYGSKLQNLLGDSLTVVANKNRIQRYQSTGIIINDEVFHFNYQLPNTTTAPADLVIFAVKNAELNQAIEEMKSHIGPNTIVLSLLNGISSEEDIYEATKSEHILYSMCVGIDAVRNNISIRYSSLGKICYGVRNQDLSEDVFAVKNLFNDAGISYEIPDNIWRTIWAKFMFNVGINQTSAVLKAPYGIFQNIPSANEWAESAMNEVVAISQKVGVHLTEEDIKQYRPILHKLSPKGKTSMLQDIEAERKTEVEYFAGKVCELGREFNVPTPVNDQLYKMIQIMEEITEYRNKISQ; translated from the coding sequence GTGAGAAAGATAAATTCAGTAAGTTTAATTGGCCTAGGCGCTATTGGCGCAGTGTATGGAAGTAAACTGCAGAATCTATTAGGTGATTCACTTACCGTAGTTGCAAATAAGAATCGGATTCAGCGTTACCAGTCTACTGGAATTATTATAAATGATGAAGTTTTTCATTTTAACTATCAATTGCCTAATACAACTACAGCTCCTGCAGATCTTGTTATCTTTGCAGTTAAAAATGCTGAGCTAAATCAAGCTATTGAAGAAATGAAGAGCCATATTGGACCGAATACAATTGTGCTCTCCCTCTTAAACGGAATCTCGAGTGAAGAAGATATCTACGAAGCTACTAAGAGTGAACACATCCTTTATAGTATGTGTGTCGGTATCGACGCGGTAAGAAATAACATAAGTATCCGCTACTCCAGCCTTGGGAAAATTTGCTACGGTGTCAGGAATCAAGACTTATCAGAGGATGTTTTTGCTGTAAAAAATTTATTTAATGATGCTGGTATATCGTATGAAATTCCAGATAATATTTGGCGTACAATCTGGGCGAAATTTATGTTTAATGTAGGAATCAATCAAACATCAGCGGTATTAAAAGCTCCATATGGCATATTCCAGAATATCCCTTCAGCAAATGAATGGGCAGAATCAGCGATGAATGAAGTAGTGGCCATCTCTCAAAAAGTAGGTGTTCATCTAACCGAAGAAGACATTAAACAATATCGGCCCATTTTACATAAGCTTTCTCCAAAAGGAAAAACATCGATGTTACAAGACATTGAAGCTGAGCGAAAAACTGAAGTTGAATATTTCGCTGGAAAAGTATGTGAGCTTGGAAGAGAATTCAATGTTCCCACCCCTGTGAATGACCAGCTATATAAGATGATTCAAATTATGGAGGAAATAACAGAATATCGTAATAAGATTTCTCAATAG